Proteins encoded together in one Benincasa hispida cultivar B227 chromosome 1, ASM972705v1, whole genome shotgun sequence window:
- the LOC120091958 gene encoding exocyst complex component SEC15A-like isoform X2, which translates to MEVKPRRRNAAENGETTEDLVLATLTGNGEDLASIVRYAFQMGRPETLLHQLKCIVKKKEVEIEELCKTHYEEFICAVDELRGVLVDAEELKSELSSDNFKLQEVGSALLVRLEELLGSYSIKKNLTEAIKMSENCVQMLDLCAKCNDHISKGQFYPALKIIDLIEKNYLQKISVKALRMVIETRIPVIKSHIEKNVSNQFNEWLVHIRSCAKVIGQTAIGHAATARQRDEEMLEHQRKAEEQSISGFGDFAYSLDVEDIDEDSVLKFDLTPLYRAYHIHISLGIQAKFCEYYYRNRMLQLNTDLQISSSQPFVESYQTFFSQIAGYFIVEDRVMRTAGGLLSAEQVDAMLETAVSKLTSLLEEQFSLMHSATHLLLVKDYVTLLASALRPYGYEISPVLEAISKTQDKYHELLLKECRQQIVDVLANDSYEQMVMKKDSDYENNVLSFNLQSSDIRPAFPYIAPFSSTVPDVCRIVRSFIKGSVDYFSYSAHSNPFDIVKKYLDKLLIDVLNEAILNTIYSSSVGVSQAMQIAANITALERACDFFLGFAAQLSGTTVFSVERPQANLASNIVLKTSRDAAYLALLNLVNTKLDEFMALTENISWTSEEVSANANDYINEVLIYLDTIMSTVQQILPIEALYKVGSGVFEHISDSIFAAFLSDSVKRFNANAVMAIDNDLKVLETFADERFHSIGLSEAYEGGSFRNSLVEARQLINLLLSNQPENFTNPEIRERNYNMLDYKKVASICEKFKDSPDGIFGSLSSRNAKQSTRKKSMDMLKKRLKDFN; encoded by the coding sequence ATGGAGGTAAAGCCAAGAAGGAGAAATGCTGCAGAGAATGGGGAAACTACAGAAGACCTGGTCCTTGCAACATTAACTGGGAATGGGGAAGATCTTGCTTCAATTGTAAGATATGCATTTCAAATGGGGCGGCCAGAAACTCTCCTTCATCAGTTGAAGTGTAttgtaaagaagaaagaagtTGAAATCGAGGAGTTGTGCAAAACTCACTATGAAGAATTTATTTGTGCAGTTGATGAACTTCGTGGTGTACTGGTCGATGCTGAAGAGTTGAAGAGTGAATTATCTAGTGACAATTTTAAATTGCAAGAGGTAGGTAGTGCCCTCTTGGTTCGCCTTGAGGAACTTCTTGGATCttattctattaaaaaaaatttgactgAAGCCATCAAAATGTCTGAGAATTGTGTTCAAATGTTGGATCTTTGTGCCAAGTGCAATGATCATATCTCCAAAGGCCAGTTCTACCCTGCATTGAAAATTATAGATCTGATTGAGAAAAATTATTTGCAGAAAATTTCTGTCAAGGCACTAAGAATGGTCATTGAGACAAGAATTCCTGTGATTAAATCTCACATTGAGAAAAatgtttcaaatcaatttaatgaaTGGCTCGTTCACATTAGAAGTTGTGCCAAGGTTATTGGGCAAACAGCTATCGGTCATGCAGCAACTGCTCGTCAAAGAGATGAGGAAATGTTAGAACATCAGAGAAAAGCTGAGGAACAAAGCATTTCAGGTTTTGGAGATTTTGCGTATAGTTTAGATGTTGAAGATATTGATGAGGACTCTGTTCTAAAGTTTGACCTAACACCACTTTATCGGGCATATCACATTCATATAAGCCTTGGAATCCAAGCAAAGTTTTGTGAGTATTACTATAGGAATCGAATGCTGCAGCTTAACACAGACTTGCAGATCTCCTCTAGTCAGCCTTTTGTCGAATCCTATCagacatttttttctcaaattgcaGGATATTTTATTGTGGAGGATCGTGTCATGAGAACTGCTGGAGGGTTATTATCAGCTGAACAGGTTGATGCAATGTTAGAAACTGCTGTTAGCAAGTTGACATCCTTGCTGGAAGAACAATTTTCCCTCATGCACTCTGCAACCCACCTCCTCCTGGTGAAGGATTATGTCACTCTTTTGGCATCTGCTCTTAGACCATATGGGTATGAAATTTCCCCGGTTCTTGAGGCTATCAGTAAAACCCAGGACAAATACCATGAGCTTCTTTTGAAAGAGTGCCGGCAGCAGATTGTGGATGTTCTTGCTAATGATTCTTATGAGCAGATGGTTATGAAAAAAGATAGTGATTATGAAAACAACGTTCTCTCCTTTAATCTCCAGTCTTCAGATATAAGGCCTGCATTTCCGTATATTGCTCCATTTTCTTCCACAGTTCCTGATGTCTGCCGCATTGTGAGGTCCTTCATTAAAGGGTCTGTTGATTATTTTTCGTACAGTGCACATTCTAATCCTTTTGATATTGTGAAGAAATATCTGGACAAGCTACTTATTGATGTTTTAAACGAAGCAATACTCAATACTATTTATAGCAGCTCCGTTGGGGTTTCTCAAGCCATGCAAATTGCTGCAAATATAACTGCCCTGGAAAGAGCCTGTGACTTTTTTCTTGGCTTTGCAGCTCAACTATCCGGGACGACTGTTTTTTCAGTTGAAAGGCCACAAGCTAATCTTGCTTCTAATATTGTTCTCAAAACTTCAAGAGATGCAGCTTATCTTGCATTGTTGAATTTGGTGAATACCAAACTAGATGAATTTATGGCTCTTACAGAGAATATTAGTTGGACTTCTGAGGAGGTTTCTGCAAATGCAAATGACTACATAAACGAAGTACTTATTTATCTTGACACTATAATGTCCACCGTACAACAGATTTTACCTATAGAAGCCTTATACAAGGTTGGAAGTGGAGTGTTTGAACACATATCAGACTCTATCTTTGCAGCTTTTCTTAGTGATAGCGTCAAAAGGTTCAATGCTAATGCAGTCATGGCTATTGACAATGATCTAAAGGTGCTGGAAACATTTGCAGATGAGAGGTTCCACAGCATTGGATTAAGTGAAGCGTATGAAGGGGGTAGTTTTCGGAACTCCTTGGTGGAAGCCAGACAACTTATTAACCTTTTGCTGAGCAATCAACCTGAAAACTTCACGAATCCTGAGATAAGAGAGAGGAATTATAACATGTTGGATTACAAGAAGGTGGCTAGTATATGTGAGAAATTCAAAGATTCTCCTGATGGGATCTTTGGGAGCCTTTCAAGCAGAAATGCGAAACAAAGCACTCGAAAGAAATCAATGGACATGCTGAAGAAAAGACTGAAAGATTTCAACTAA
- the LOC120091958 gene encoding exocyst complex component SEC15A-like isoform X1 yields the protein MKELILIMEVKPRRRNAAENGETTEDLVLATLTGNGEDLASIVRYAFQMGRPETLLHQLKCIVKKKEVEIEELCKTHYEEFICAVDELRGVLVDAEELKSELSSDNFKLQEVGSALLVRLEELLGSYSIKKNLTEAIKMSENCVQMLDLCAKCNDHISKGQFYPALKIIDLIEKNYLQKISVKALRMVIETRIPVIKSHIEKNVSNQFNEWLVHIRSCAKVIGQTAIGHAATARQRDEEMLEHQRKAEEQSISGFGDFAYSLDVEDIDEDSVLKFDLTPLYRAYHIHISLGIQAKFCEYYYRNRMLQLNTDLQISSSQPFVESYQTFFSQIAGYFIVEDRVMRTAGGLLSAEQVDAMLETAVSKLTSLLEEQFSLMHSATHLLLVKDYVTLLASALRPYGYEISPVLEAISKTQDKYHELLLKECRQQIVDVLANDSYEQMVMKKDSDYENNVLSFNLQSSDIRPAFPYIAPFSSTVPDVCRIVRSFIKGSVDYFSYSAHSNPFDIVKKYLDKLLIDVLNEAILNTIYSSSVGVSQAMQIAANITALERACDFFLGFAAQLSGTTVFSVERPQANLASNIVLKTSRDAAYLALLNLVNTKLDEFMALTENISWTSEEVSANANDYINEVLIYLDTIMSTVQQILPIEALYKVGSGVFEHISDSIFAAFLSDSVKRFNANAVMAIDNDLKVLETFADERFHSIGLSEAYEGGSFRNSLVEARQLINLLLSNQPENFTNPEIRERNYNMLDYKKVASICEKFKDSPDGIFGSLSSRNAKQSTRKKSMDMLKKRLKDFN from the exons ATGAAAG AGTTGATCTTAATTATGGAGGTAAAGCCAAGAAGGAGAAATGCTGCAGAGAATGGGGAAACTACAGAAGACCTGGTCCTTGCAACATTAACTGGGAATGGGGAAGATCTTGCTTCAATTGTAAGATATGCATTTCAAATGGGGCGGCCAGAAACTCTCCTTCATCAGTTGAAGTGTAttgtaaagaagaaagaagtTGAAATCGAGGAGTTGTGCAAAACTCACTATGAAGAATTTATTTGTGCAGTTGATGAACTTCGTGGTGTACTGGTCGATGCTGAAGAGTTGAAGAGTGAATTATCTAGTGACAATTTTAAATTGCAAGAGGTAGGTAGTGCCCTCTTGGTTCGCCTTGAGGAACTTCTTGGATCttattctattaaaaaaaatttgactgAAGCCATCAAAATGTCTGAGAATTGTGTTCAAATGTTGGATCTTTGTGCCAAGTGCAATGATCATATCTCCAAAGGCCAGTTCTACCCTGCATTGAAAATTATAGATCTGATTGAGAAAAATTATTTGCAGAAAATTTCTGTCAAGGCACTAAGAATGGTCATTGAGACAAGAATTCCTGTGATTAAATCTCACATTGAGAAAAatgtttcaaatcaatttaatgaaTGGCTCGTTCACATTAGAAGTTGTGCCAAGGTTATTGGGCAAACAGCTATCGGTCATGCAGCAACTGCTCGTCAAAGAGATGAGGAAATGTTAGAACATCAGAGAAAAGCTGAGGAACAAAGCATTTCAGGTTTTGGAGATTTTGCGTATAGTTTAGATGTTGAAGATATTGATGAGGACTCTGTTCTAAAGTTTGACCTAACACCACTTTATCGGGCATATCACATTCATATAAGCCTTGGAATCCAAGCAAAGTTTTGTGAGTATTACTATAGGAATCGAATGCTGCAGCTTAACACAGACTTGCAGATCTCCTCTAGTCAGCCTTTTGTCGAATCCTATCagacatttttttctcaaattgcaGGATATTTTATTGTGGAGGATCGTGTCATGAGAACTGCTGGAGGGTTATTATCAGCTGAACAGGTTGATGCAATGTTAGAAACTGCTGTTAGCAAGTTGACATCCTTGCTGGAAGAACAATTTTCCCTCATGCACTCTGCAACCCACCTCCTCCTGGTGAAGGATTATGTCACTCTTTTGGCATCTGCTCTTAGACCATATGGGTATGAAATTTCCCCGGTTCTTGAGGCTATCAGTAAAACCCAGGACAAATACCATGAGCTTCTTTTGAAAGAGTGCCGGCAGCAGATTGTGGATGTTCTTGCTAATGATTCTTATGAGCAGATGGTTATGAAAAAAGATAGTGATTATGAAAACAACGTTCTCTCCTTTAATCTCCAGTCTTCAGATATAAGGCCTGCATTTCCGTATATTGCTCCATTTTCTTCCACAGTTCCTGATGTCTGCCGCATTGTGAGGTCCTTCATTAAAGGGTCTGTTGATTATTTTTCGTACAGTGCACATTCTAATCCTTTTGATATTGTGAAGAAATATCTGGACAAGCTACTTATTGATGTTTTAAACGAAGCAATACTCAATACTATTTATAGCAGCTCCGTTGGGGTTTCTCAAGCCATGCAAATTGCTGCAAATATAACTGCCCTGGAAAGAGCCTGTGACTTTTTTCTTGGCTTTGCAGCTCAACTATCCGGGACGACTGTTTTTTCAGTTGAAAGGCCACAAGCTAATCTTGCTTCTAATATTGTTCTCAAAACTTCAAGAGATGCAGCTTATCTTGCATTGTTGAATTTGGTGAATACCAAACTAGATGAATTTATGGCTCTTACAGAGAATATTAGTTGGACTTCTGAGGAGGTTTCTGCAAATGCAAATGACTACATAAACGAAGTACTTATTTATCTTGACACTATAATGTCCACCGTACAACAGATTTTACCTATAGAAGCCTTATACAAGGTTGGAAGTGGAGTGTTTGAACACATATCAGACTCTATCTTTGCAGCTTTTCTTAGTGATAGCGTCAAAAGGTTCAATGCTAATGCAGTCATGGCTATTGACAATGATCTAAAGGTGCTGGAAACATTTGCAGATGAGAGGTTCCACAGCATTGGATTAAGTGAAGCGTATGAAGGGGGTAGTTTTCGGAACTCCTTGGTGGAAGCCAGACAACTTATTAACCTTTTGCTGAGCAATCAACCTGAAAACTTCACGAATCCTGAGATAAGAGAGAGGAATTATAACATGTTGGATTACAAGAAGGTGGCTAGTATATGTGAGAAATTCAAAGATTCTCCTGATGGGATCTTTGGGAGCCTTTCAAGCAGAAATGCGAAACAAAGCACTCGAAAGAAATCAATGGACATGCTGAAGAAAAGACTGAAAGATTTCAACTAA
- the LOC120067754 gene encoding U-box domain-containing protein 26-like isoform X3, which translates to MPGTGSVAVEPLDLSVHIPYHFRCPISLELMRDPVTVSTGQTYDRSSIESWVATGNTTCPVTRAPLTDFTLIPNHTLRRLIQDWCVANRSYGVERIPTPKQPAEPSLVRSLLSQASSRSSGLNLRISALRRLKGLARDSDKNRSLISSLNAREILLDVVFSNLDSDSDSFSPDLSRESLALLVMLPLTESECVLVASDPQRIGYLSHLLFDSSIEVRINAAALIETVIAGTRASELRSQICGIDELFEGVVEILRDPTAYPRALKVGVKALFALCLVKQTRHKAVSAGAAEIIIDRFPDLEKYDAERALATIELICRIPTGCDAFAAHALTVPLLVKVILKISDRATESAVGALVSLCSASEENRREAVAAGILTQLLLLVQSDCTERVKRKSQVLLKLLRDSWPQESVGNSDDYGCSEIVVPFC; encoded by the exons ATGCCTGGGACTGGGAGTGTTGCTGTTGAACCTTTGGATTTGAGCGTACACATTCCATATCATTTCAGATGCCCAATTTCTCTTGAGCTCATGCGTGATCCTGTCACCGTCAGCACCGGTCAGACCTACGACCGTTCAAGCATAGAGTCATGGGTCGCCACCGGCAACACCACTTGTCCGGTCACTAGGGCTCCACTCACCGACTTCACGCTCATCCCTAACCATACACTGCGCCGGTTAATCCAG GACTGGTGCGTTGCGAATCGGTCTTACGGCGTTGAGCGGATTCCGACTCCGAAGCAACCGGCGGAACCGTCTTTGGTTCGGTCTTTGCTTAGCCAAGCTTCGTCGAGATCGAGTGGTTTGAATTTGAGAATCTCGGCTTTGCGTCGGTTGAAAGGACTCGCCCGTGACTCGGATAAGAATCGGTCTCTGATTTCTTCGCTTAATGCTCGTGAAATTCTTCTGGATGTTGTGTTTTCGAATTTGGATTCGGATTCGGATTCGTTTTCACCTGATTTGAGCCGCGAATCGCTTGCGCTTCTTGTGATGTTACCGCTGACGGAATCTGAGTGTGTTCTTGTTGCGTCTGATCCGCAACGGATTGGTTATCTGTCACATCTTCTGTTTGATTCTTCGATTGAAGTCCGAATCAATGCCGCGGCGTTGATTGAAACTGTGATTGCCGGAACTCGAGCGTCGGAGCTTCGAAGCCAAATTTGTGGAATCGATGAATTGTTTGAAGGCGTAGTCGAAATTCTCAGAGATCCAACGGCGTATCCACGAGCACTCAAAGTCGGAGTTAAAGCCTTATTCGCTCTCTGTTTGGTGAAACAAACCAGGCACAAGGCAGTTTCCGCCGGCGCCGCCGAGATTATCATCGACCGATTTCCCGATTTGGAGAAGTACGACGCTGAGCGAGCCCTAGCTACGATTGAACTCATTTGCAGAATTCCAACCGGTTGCGATGCGTTTGCAGCTCACGCGCTCACCGTTCCGCTTTTGGTGAAAGTTATTCTGAAGATCTCGGACAGAGCGACGGAGTCAGCTGTCGGAGCTCTGGTGTCGTTATGTTCGGCATCGGAGGAGAATCGGCGGGAGGCGGTGGCGGCGGGGATTTTAACACAGTTGTTGTTGCTGGTGCAAAGTGATTGTACGGAGCGAGTAAAACGGAAATCGCAGGTGCTGCTGAAGCTTCTTCGAGATTCATGGCCGCAAGAATCCGTTGGAAATTCCGACGATTATGGTTGCAGTGAAATTGTGGTACCGTTTTGTTAA
- the LOC120067754 gene encoding U-box domain-containing protein 26-like isoform X1: MPGTGSVAVEPLDLSVHIPYHFRCPISLELMRDPVTVSTGQTYDRSSIESWVATGNTTCPVTRAPLTDFTLIPNHTLRRLIQXXXXXXXXHTLRRLIQDWCVANRSYGVERIPTPKQPAEPSLVRSLLSQASSRSSGLNLRISALRRLKGLARDSDKNRSLISSLNAREILLDVVFSNLDSDSDSFSPDLSRESLALLVMLPLTESECVLVASDPQRIGYLSHLLFDSSIEVRINAAALIETVIAGTRASELRSQICGIDELFEGVVEILRDPTAYPRALKVGVKALFALCLVKQTRHKAVSAGAAEIIIDRFPDLEKYDAERALATIELICRIPTGCDAFAAHALTVPLLVKVILKISDRATESAVGALVSLCSASEENRREAVAAGILTQLLLLVQSDCTERVKRKSQVLLKLLRDSWPQESVGNSDDYGCSEIVVPFC, encoded by the coding sequence ATGCCTGGGACTGGGAGTGTTGCTGTTGAACCTTTGGATTTGAGCGTACACATTCCATATCATTTCAGATGCCCAATTTCTCTTGAGCTCATGCGTGATCCTGTCACCGTCAGCACCGGTCAGACCTACGACCGTTCAAGCATAGAGTCATGGGTCGCCACCGGCAACACCACTTGTCCGGTCACTAGGGCTCCACTCACCGACTTCACGCTCATCCCTAACCATACACTGCGCCGGTTAATCCAGGANNNNNNNNNNNNNNNNNNNNACCATACACTGCGCCGGTTAATCCAGGACTGGTGCGTTGCGAATCGGTCTTACGGCGTTGAGCGGATTCCGACTCCGAAGCAACCGGCGGAACCGTCTTTGGTTCGGTCTTTGCTTAGCCAAGCTTCGTCGAGATCGAGTGGTTTGAATTTGAGAATCTCGGCTTTGCGTCGGTTGAAAGGACTCGCCCGTGACTCGGATAAGAATCGGTCTCTGATTTCTTCGCTTAATGCTCGTGAAATTCTTCTGGATGTTGTGTTTTCGAATTTGGATTCGGATTCGGATTCGTTTTCACCTGATTTGAGCCGCGAATCGCTTGCGCTTCTTGTGATGTTACCGCTGACGGAATCTGAGTGTGTTCTTGTTGCGTCTGATCCGCAACGGATTGGTTATCTGTCACATCTTCTGTTTGATTCTTCGATTGAAGTCCGAATCAATGCCGCGGCGTTGATTGAAACTGTGATTGCCGGAACTCGAGCGTCGGAGCTTCGAAGCCAAATTTGTGGAATCGATGAATTGTTTGAAGGCGTAGTCGAAATTCTCAGAGATCCAACGGCGTATCCACGAGCACTCAAAGTCGGAGTTAAAGCCTTATTCGCTCTCTGTTTGGTGAAACAAACCAGGCACAAGGCAGTTTCCGCCGGCGCCGCCGAGATTATCATCGACCGATTTCCCGATTTGGAGAAGTACGACGCTGAGCGAGCCCTAGCTACGATTGAACTCATTTGCAGAATTCCAACCGGTTGCGATGCGTTTGCAGCTCACGCGCTCACCGTTCCGCTTTTGGTGAAAGTTATTCTGAAGATCTCGGACAGAGCGACGGAGTCAGCTGTCGGAGCTCTGGTGTCGTTATGTTCGGCATCGGAGGAGAATCGGCGGGAGGCGGTGGCGGCGGGGATTTTAACACAGTTGTTGTTGCTGGTGCAAAGTGATTGTACGGAGCGAGTAAAACGGAAATCGCAGGTGCTGCTGAAGCTTCTTCGAGATTCATGGCCGCAAGAATCCGTTGGAAATTCCGACGATTATGGTTGCAGTGAAATTGTGGTACCGTTTTGTTAA
- the LOC120067754 gene encoding U-box domain-containing protein 26-like isoform X2, translated as MPGTGSVAVEPLDLSVHIPYHFRCPISLELMRDPVTVSTGQTYDRSSIESWVATGNTTCPVTRAPLTDFTLIPNHTLRRLIQDWCVANRSYGVERIPTPKQPAEPSLVRSLLSQASSRSSGLNLRISALRRLKGLARDSDKNRSLISSLNAREILLDVVFSNLDSDSDSFSPDLSRESLALLVMLPLTESECVLVASDPQRIGYLSHLLFDSSIEVRINAAALIETVIAGTRASELRSQICGIDELFEGVVEILRDPTAYPRALKVGVKALFALCLVKQTRHKAVSAGAAEIIIDRFPDLEKYDAERALATIELICRIPTGCDAFAAHALTVPLLVKVILKISDRATESAVGALVSLCSASEENRREAVAAGILTQLLLLVQSDCTERVKRKSQVLLKLLRDSWPQESVGNSDDYGCSEIVVPFC; from the exons ATGCCTGGGACTGGGAGTGTTGCTGTTGAACCTTTGGATTTGAGCGTACACATTCCATATCATTTCAGATGCCCAATTTCTCTTGAGCTCATGCGTGATCCTGTCACCGTCAGCACCGGTCAGACCTACGACCGTTCAAGCATAGAGTCATGGGTCGCCACCGGCAACACCACTTGTCCGGTCACTAGGGCTCCACTCACCGACTTCACGCTCATCCCTAAC CATACACTGCGCCGGTTAATCCAGGACTGGTGCGTTGCGAATCGGTCTTACGGCGTTGAGCGGATTCCGACTCCGAAGCAACCGGCGGAACCGTCTTTGGTTCGGTCTTTGCTTAGCCAAGCTTCGTCGAGATCGAGTGGTTTGAATTTGAGAATCTCGGCTTTGCGTCGGTTGAAAGGACTCGCCCGTGACTCGGATAAGAATCGGTCTCTGATTTCTTCGCTTAATGCTCGTGAAATTCTTCTGGATGTTGTGTTTTCGAATTTGGATTCGGATTCGGATTCGTTTTCACCTGATTTGAGCCGCGAATCGCTTGCGCTTCTTGTGATGTTACCGCTGACGGAATCTGAGTGTGTTCTTGTTGCGTCTGATCCGCAACGGATTGGTTATCTGTCACATCTTCTGTTTGATTCTTCGATTGAAGTCCGAATCAATGCCGCGGCGTTGATTGAAACTGTGATTGCCGGAACTCGAGCGTCGGAGCTTCGAAGCCAAATTTGTGGAATCGATGAATTGTTTGAAGGCGTAGTCGAAATTCTCAGAGATCCAACGGCGTATCCACGAGCACTCAAAGTCGGAGTTAAAGCCTTATTCGCTCTCTGTTTGGTGAAACAAACCAGGCACAAGGCAGTTTCCGCCGGCGCCGCCGAGATTATCATCGACCGATTTCCCGATTTGGAGAAGTACGACGCTGAGCGAGCCCTAGCTACGATTGAACTCATTTGCAGAATTCCAACCGGTTGCGATGCGTTTGCAGCTCACGCGCTCACCGTTCCGCTTTTGGTGAAAGTTATTCTGAAGATCTCGGACAGAGCGACGGAGTCAGCTGTCGGAGCTCTGGTGTCGTTATGTTCGGCATCGGAGGAGAATCGGCGGGAGGCGGTGGCGGCGGGGATTTTAACACAGTTGTTGTTGCTGGTGCAAAGTGATTGTACGGAGCGAGTAAAACGGAAATCGCAGGTGCTGCTGAAGCTTCTTCGAGATTCATGGCCGCAAGAATCCGTTGGAAATTCCGACGATTATGGTTGCAGTGAAATTGTGGTACCGTTTTGTTAA